The sequence CATTCTACTCGGCCGTATTCCCCTTCATTCAGTATGCGCCCGACCTGCTGGTCAACAAGTTTGGCTTTACCTATTACCTGCCTGAGGGCGCTGCCGTGATAGTAGCTGGCAGCGAAGCCCTTGGAAGCTCACTGGTTTACGTCATCATCTTCATCTTTGCCCTCTCGGTCACCCTGATCCCCAACGGGATGAAAACCACCGTGGGCAAGCGGCTTTCGCTGATCACCATCCTGGCCGTATTTGCCGTGATCGTTTACCTGGTTCGTGACACCCTGGGCATCTGGCTCCACAACGGACCCAAGACCGCCTCGCTGATCCCGCTGGGGACAATCATCTTCACGCCGATCTTTGGCAGCTATGTTGACCGCAAGGGCAAGGCAGCTTCGCTGATGATCCTGGGGTCGCTGCTGCTGATCTTCGCCCACCTCTCGCTTTCCATTTTCCAGTCGAAGTTCCTGGCTTATGGCGGGCTCCTCAGCCTTGGCATCGCCTTCTCACTGGTACCGGCTGCCATGTGGCCTTCGGTGGCCAAGATCGTCGCCGAGAACCGCCTGGGCACAGCCTATGCCACCATGTTTACCGTGCAGAACTGGGGCCTGGGAGCATTCTTCTGGGGCATAGGCGCCCTGCTTTACAAGGTGAATCCAGCCGTGGTCAGCGCCATAGCAGATACGCGTGAGCGATTGCTTGCCACCGGCTTAACCGGCGGTGAAGTGGCCGACCAGATCAAGGTACTGCAACTGGAAGGAGCCCTCCCCTATTATGACTATACATGGCCGATCCTGATGCTGGTGGTGTGTGGCGTCATCTCCATCTTCCTGGCATTCAAACTCAAACAAGCCGACAAGGAACAGGGCTATGGCCTCGAACTGCCATCGAACGACTAAAAACTAAATGACCCCTTTCGGGGAAAAAGAAAGAGGCGGTCCGGAATGGATCGCCTCTTTTTTTTAAACTGCTCAACTTCTCAACTATTCAATGGTTTGGTTTTTATCCACAAATCCAGGCAAATTTTAAAGGTTGAGGTTAAGGTTGAGCCTGCCTGCCGGCAAGGCAGGGTTGAGATTAGCTTTTAGCTTTTGGCTTTTAGCTTTTAGCTAAGTACCAATCACCCATTTCTTATTTCTTATTTCTCATCTCTCATCTCTCACTTCTCATCTCTCATCTCTCACTTCTCTTTTTGAACGCGGATGCCACGGATGAACTTCGTTCAGCGCGGATGAACGCGGATTTTTTTTATAGTCCTT is a genomic window of Bacteroides sp. containing:
- a CDS encoding MFS transporter, whose amino-acid sequence is MQRQKLLNESKAIRWLVLVLVSSLMFSTYYFQDFFSPLRDLMESDLGINSEEFGRIIGLTTIANMFGMIIIGGIILDKWGIRLAGLAFGGLATIGAAITAMASMGLFGDDKSTVLTFMIVGRVLFGSGLEVVCVVVTRTIVKWFKGHELALAMAINMGFGRLGSALAIAISLDIAGLRVSPAVVFAAALIGISLIFFVVYLFFDIKLDKQVKANKAADLARKDVEMAAGALKEKEEAVDEDFKFADLVKLVTNKSFIYIALLCVAFYSAVFPFIQYAPDLLVNKFGFTYYLPEGAAVIVAGSEALGSSLVYVIIFIFALSVTLIPNGMKTTVGKRLSLITILAVFAVIVYLVRDTLGIWLHNGPKTASLIPLGTIIFTPIFGSYVDRKGKAASLMILGSLLLIFAHLSLSIFQSKFLAYGGLLSLGIAFSLVPAAMWPSVAKIVAENRLGTAYATMFTVQNWGLGAFFWGIGALLYKVNPAVVSAIADTRERLLATGLTGGEVADQIKVLQLEGALPYYDYTWPILMLVVCGVISIFLAFKLKQADKEQGYGLELPSND